A genomic window from Triticum urartu cultivar G1812 chromosome 7, Tu2.1, whole genome shotgun sequence includes:
- the LOC125524597 gene encoding uncharacterized protein LOC125524597, with protein sequence MARRGFFGYDPYDCYYPASPYAYDYDPYYHSPAVDAFFAEPLVTARRRAPTQHDDGFFPGFRVSEPAARTRARPRPSSGSPKSCPDCYEVEVTGPEPDSPPAVPRKPAPSAEEAAARVQAAARGLLARRMVREVRAVERQAKAVAARVAAEAEALREDARARIGLGEELMRLLLRLDGVRGAREYRRRVTRRVLTLQDAVDALEAAPAVVTADAPEVQNAEEEAEDGMEPELELPVEDNTAADPLVAETTDTAAMEVDVASPVDVVVDEAETELVAEGEKASEAEGEWEMVATGDGDVSTGEKEPTPPKAQQQQEQAHKEKKTVTTDGLDAKKLMEMVAALCEQSAQQCTLIGSLAERVDTLERAVRRVEETDRCRRRNKNTNKDGKKNTSFYSD encoded by the coding sequence ATGGCACGCCGTGGTTTTTTTGGGTATGATCCCTACGACTGCTACTACCCTGCGTCGCCCTACGCCTACGATTACGATCCATACTACCACAGTCCCGCCGTCGACGCGTTCTTCGCCGAGCCGCTCGTGACGGCCCGCCGGAGGGCCCCGACGCAGCACGACGACGGCTTCTTCCCTGGATTCAGAGTCTCCGAGCCGGCGGCGCGGACCAGGGCGCGTCCCAGGCCCAGCAGCGGGTCCCCGAAGAGCTGCCCCGACTGCTACGAGGTGGAGGTCACAGGGCCCGAGCCTGACTCGCCGCCCGCGGTGCCGAGGAAGCCGGCGCCGTCAGCGGAGGAGGCCGCGGCGAGGGtgcaggcggcggcgcgcgggctgCTCGCTCGTCGCATGGTGCGGGAGGTGCGTGCGGTGGAGCGCCAGGCCAAGGCCGTGGCCGCGAGGGTGGCGGCCGAGGCGGAGGCGCTCCGCGAGGACGCCCGTGCGCGGATCGGCCTCGGGGAGGAGCTCATGCGGCTGCTGCTCCGTCTCGACGGCGTGCGCGGTGCCCGGGAGTACCGCAGGAGGGTCACCAGGCGCGTGCTCACGCTCCAGGACGCAGTTGACGCTCTCGAGGCCGCGCCCGCGGTGGTGACCGCCGATGCGCCGGAAGTTCAGAATGCAGAGGAAGAAGCAGAGGATGGGATGGAACCGGAGTTGGAGCTGCCGGTTGAGGACAACACTGCGGCTGATCCTCTGGTTGCCGAGACAACTGACACGGCGGCAATGGAGGTTGACGTGGCGAGCCCCGTCGACGTCGTCGTGGACGAGGCCGAGACCGAACTGGTGGCGGAAGGGGAGAAGGCCTCGGAGGCGGAGGGGGAGTGGGAGATGGTGGCGACGGGAGACGGCGACGTCTCCACTGGCGAGAAGGAACCTACACCACCCAAAGCGCAGCAGCAGCAAGAACAGGCACATAAGGAGAAGAAAACGGTGACCACCGACGGGCTGGACGCGAAGAAACTGATGGAGATGGTGGCGGCACTGTGCGAGCAGAGCGCGCAGCAGTGCACTCTGATTGGCTCCCTGGCAGAGCGGGTGGACACACTGGAGCGCGCCGTCCGGCGGGTGGAGGAGACCGACCGGTGCAGACGGAGGAACAAGAACACCAACAAGGACGGCAAGAAGAACACTAGCTTCTACAGCGACTAG